The following are from one region of the Sorghum bicolor cultivar BTx623 chromosome 2, Sorghum_bicolor_NCBIv3, whole genome shotgun sequence genome:
- the LOC8063734 gene encoding E3 ubiquitin-protein ligase ATL6 has product MDTTLLRSNGRRRLLPFFLLLLAAADLTAVQGQQGQQQQQGGYYQQQSFSPSMAIVIVVLIAAFFFLGFFSIYVRHCYAGGDSSNSTDPAGPNGAAARSRRQQRGLDAAVLESFPTMAYADVKAHKAGKGALECAVCLSEFDDDETLRLLPKCSHVFHPDCIDTWLASHVTCPVCRANLVPGADDNAPPADGDDAPELPLPAAPAQEPLPSPPTSAPPAAPAAAVVIDVDETEEERIIREETDELMRIGSVKRALRSKSGRAPAGFPRSHSTGHSLAVSAGTERFTLRLPDHVLRDLAAAGKLQRTRSLVAFRSSRGGSTRRGVSVRNGAGAGAGGEGSSRAGRSIRLGQSGRWPSFLARTFSTRLPAWGSRSTRRGVETDGSSKGGRAAGVVAGAKSVEQDDQAGAPGQRV; this is encoded by the coding sequence ATGGACACGACACTCCTGCGGAgcaatggccgccgccgcctcctgcccttcttccttctctTGCTCGCTGCCGCCGATCTCACGGCGGTGCAGGGCCAgcaggggcagcagcagcagcaaggggGATACTACCAGCAGCAGAGCTTCAGCCCGTCCATGGCCATCGTCATCGTGGTGCTCATCGCCgccttcttcttcctcggcTTCTTCTCCATCTACGTCCGCCACTGCTACGCCGGCGGCGACAGCAGCAACTCCACGGACCCGGCCGGCCCCAACGGCGCCGCCGCGCGGTCCCGGCGCCAGCAGCGCGGGCTCGACGCCGCCGTGCTGGAGTCCTTCCCCACCATGGCGTACGCCGACGTGAAGGCGCACAAGGCCGGCAAGGGCGCGCTCGAGTGCGCCGTGTGCCTCAGCGAGTTCGACGACGACGAGACGCTGCGCCTGCTGCCCAAGTGCTCCCACGTCTTCCACCCGGACTGCATCGACACGTGGCTCGCCTCCCACGTCACCTGCCCCGTCTGCCGCGCCAACCTCGTCCCCGGCGCCGACGACAACGCCCCGCCGGCCGACGGCGACGACGCGCCTGAGCTGCCGCTGCCGGCGGCTCCCGCGCAGGAGCCGTTGCCGTCGCCGCCCACGTCCGCGCCGCCGGCGGCTCCTGCTGCTGCGGTGGTCATTGACGTGGACGAGACAGAGGAGGAGAGGATCATCAGAGAGGAGACCGACGAGCTGATGCGCATCGGCAGCGTGAAGCGCGCGCTGCGCTCCAAGTCCGGCCGCGCGCCCGCGGGGTTCCCGCGCTCGCACTCGACGGGGCACTCGCTCGCGGTGTCAGCCGGCACCGAGAGGTTCACCCTGCGTCTGCCCGACCACGTGCTCCGGGACCTCGCCGCGGCGGGGAAGCTCCAGCGCACCAGGAGCCTAGTCGCGTTCCGCTCCAGCCGCGGCGGCAGCACGCGCCGTGGCGTCAGCGTCAGGaacggggccggggccggggccggcggcGAAGGCAGCAGCCGCGCCGGGAGGAGCATCCGGCTGGGCCAGTCAGGGCGGTGGCCGTCGTTCCTGGCGCGGACGTTCTCCACGAGGCTTCCCGCGTGGGGGTCGCGGTCGACGCGCAGGGGCGTCGAGACGGACGGGTCCAGCAAGGGCGGCAGGGCGGCCGGCGTCGTCGCCGGCGCGAAGTCAGTGGAACAGGACGACCAGGCGGGCGCGCCAGGACAACGTGTTTGA